Proteins found in one Gordonia sp. PDNC005 genomic segment:
- a CDS encoding DUF1707 domain-containing protein yields the protein MGTEDDDVRVGNPERERVISLLNDAFSTGYLDITEFEERTGVVYSARTRGELKPLVADLPNGSALFHGSAIAGSAISASGPLVGGGQPLELNIDWDTVRKKGSWQVPPRLSATGSMGNLHMDVRRATFTTAVVELELQVSASTVKLRLGPDHEVRYDELSTSGWSDVKDKAGPPARPGGRVIIVRGSLSAASALTIRR from the coding sequence ATGGGCACCGAAGACGACGACGTCCGCGTCGGAAACCCCGAACGAGAGCGAGTGATCAGCCTCCTCAACGACGCGTTCTCAACCGGATACCTCGACATCACAGAGTTCGAGGAACGCACCGGCGTCGTCTATTCGGCACGGACGCGTGGAGAGCTCAAACCACTCGTCGCCGACCTGCCGAACGGGTCCGCCCTGTTCCACGGTTCAGCGATCGCCGGATCCGCGATCAGCGCCTCTGGTCCGCTTGTCGGCGGTGGGCAACCGCTCGAGCTGAACATCGACTGGGACACGGTCCGAAAGAAGGGTTCGTGGCAGGTACCGCCGCGACTGTCGGCGACAGGCTCGATGGGCAACCTCCACATGGACGTCCGCAGGGCGACGTTCACAACAGCGGTCGTCGAACTCGAACTCCAGGTCTCGGCGAGCACAGTCAAGCTGCGCCTCGGCCCCGACCACGAGGTCCGCTATGACGAACTGTCCACATCGGGATGGTCGGACGTCAAAGACAAGGCGGGACCCCCGGCTCGACCGGGCGGGCGGGTGATCATCGTCCGCGGCTCCTTGTCCGCGGCGTCGGCGTTGACGATCCGCCGCTGA
- a CDS encoding ABC-F family ATP-binding cassette domain-containing protein — protein MTATLVAKDLAGGYAHRILFEGLDLTVAPGDVVGVVGSNGAGKSTLLRILAGELAPLSGTVSRAPSDAFIGWLPQEHERVVDETVGQYVARRTGCAAAARAMDTAAAVLGDENAPADAADVYAAALDHWLATGAADLDERLPAVLADLGLDTGDVAPESALMTGLSGGQVARVGLAALLCSRFDIVLLDEPTNDLDLDGLERLEDVVRGMRGGVVLVSHDREFLARSVTRVLEIDLAQHTNTVYGGGYESYLEEREVARRHRREEYEEYADKKADLVGRARTQREWSSQGVRNAMKKAPDNDKNRRKAATESSEKQAQKVRQMESRIARLEEVVEPRKEWVLEFSIGAAPRSSSVVSTLNEAVMRQGDFTLGPVSVQVNAGERIGITGPNGAGKSTLLRLILGRSQPDEGSAALGANVAIGEIDQARGLFTGDEPLAARFEGFVPDYTTADVRTLLAKFGLKADHVDRPVDDLSPGERTRAALALLQARGTNVLVLDEPTNHLDLAAIEQLESALASYDGALLLVTHDRRMLANVNVDRRWHVENGLVAEL, from the coding sequence ATGACTGCAACCCTCGTCGCCAAGGATCTCGCCGGAGGCTACGCGCACCGCATCTTGTTCGAGGGGCTTGATCTCACCGTCGCGCCGGGCGACGTGGTCGGTGTCGTCGGAAGCAACGGTGCGGGCAAGTCGACGCTGCTGCGGATTCTCGCGGGGGAGTTGGCTCCACTGTCCGGAACGGTCTCGCGCGCACCGAGCGATGCATTCATCGGTTGGCTTCCACAGGAACACGAGCGGGTAGTCGACGAGACCGTCGGTCAGTATGTGGCCCGTCGTACGGGATGCGCCGCCGCGGCCCGTGCGATGGACACTGCGGCCGCCGTCCTCGGCGACGAGAACGCTCCCGCCGATGCGGCGGACGTGTACGCCGCAGCCCTCGATCACTGGCTCGCGACCGGTGCCGCCGATCTGGACGAACGGCTGCCCGCTGTGCTGGCCGACCTCGGCCTCGACACCGGCGACGTGGCCCCGGAATCTGCGCTGATGACGGGCCTGTCCGGTGGGCAGGTCGCACGTGTCGGACTCGCCGCTCTGTTGTGCTCCCGATTCGACATAGTCCTGCTCGACGAGCCGACCAACGACCTCGACCTCGATGGCCTCGAACGTCTCGAAGACGTGGTGCGCGGAATGCGGGGCGGCGTGGTCCTGGTGAGCCACGATCGCGAGTTCCTGGCGCGCAGTGTCACCCGGGTGCTCGAAATCGATCTCGCGCAGCACACCAACACCGTGTACGGCGGCGGGTACGAGAGTTATCTCGAAGAACGTGAAGTGGCCCGCAGACACCGGCGCGAGGAGTACGAGGAGTACGCCGACAAGAAGGCCGATCTCGTCGGACGTGCACGAACCCAGCGTGAGTGGTCGAGCCAGGGGGTCCGAAACGCGATGAAGAAGGCGCCGGACAACGACAAGAATCGGCGCAAGGCGGCGACCGAGTCGAGTGAGAAGCAGGCGCAGAAAGTTCGACAGATGGAGAGTCGGATCGCGCGGCTCGAAGAGGTCGTCGAACCGCGTAAGGAATGGGTCCTGGAGTTCAGTATCGGCGCGGCCCCGCGTTCGAGTTCGGTTGTGTCCACCCTCAACGAGGCCGTGATGCGGCAGGGCGACTTCACTCTGGGCCCGGTGTCGGTTCAGGTCAACGCAGGTGAGCGCATCGGCATCACCGGGCCGAACGGCGCCGGGAAGTCGACGCTGTTGCGCCTGATTCTCGGGCGCTCACAACCCGACGAGGGCTCGGCGGCGCTCGGCGCCAACGTCGCGATCGGCGAGATAGATCAGGCTCGTGGCCTCTTCACCGGCGACGAACCGCTGGCCGCGCGGTTCGAGGGCTTCGTGCCCGACTACACGACTGCCGATGTGCGGACTCTGCTCGCCAAGTTCGGTCTCAAAGCCGATCACGTCGACCGCCCGGTGGACGATCTGTCGCCTGGGGAACGGACGCGAGCGGCACTCGCACTGCTGCAGGCACGGGGAACGAATGTGCTTGTCCTCGACGAGCCGACCAACCACCTCGACCTCGCCGCCATCGAACAGCTCGAATCGGCCCTCGCGTCCTACGACGGTGCGCTCCTGCTCGTGACACACGACCGCCGGATGCTGGCGAACGTGAACGTCGACCGGCGCTGGCACGTCGAGAACGGGCTCGTCGCCGAGCTCTGA
- a CDS encoding cytochrome c oxidase assembly protein yields MNAHGQHRVTDPFGGVPDGASPVLALTVLVSLAAILAYGVIASQAGGVRWPVRRFWFFAVGTIGVAWSTLAVAYGPAVMVGHVVGMMVAPAFLVLARPLRLILRSCSPDDRRRARRVVLMLRRLHGHRSVGWAVVEYVLSMALMLLTPLMAVLGGSVAAHVAVALYMAVCGVGFYSAVLGIGSGGSRASEAVRRMSARRAGAGMVAVGVTIAAGLGWGGASTADGVVLMSVGGAAGLFGVAAVRWHDESHDCNPRRQGSRRRLRAPHLVRGA; encoded by the coding sequence GTGAACGCGCACGGTCAGCATCGGGTCACCGATCCGTTCGGTGGAGTGCCAGACGGGGCGTCTCCGGTGCTTGCGCTGACCGTTCTCGTGAGTCTCGCCGCGATCTTGGCGTACGGCGTCATCGCGTCTCAAGCCGGCGGCGTCCGGTGGCCGGTGCGTAGGTTCTGGTTCTTCGCTGTGGGCACGATCGGCGTCGCGTGGTCGACGCTCGCCGTCGCCTACGGTCCCGCAGTGATGGTCGGCCACGTCGTCGGGATGATGGTCGCCCCGGCGTTCCTCGTGCTGGCCCGCCCGCTCCGGCTGATCCTACGTTCATGCTCACCGGATGATCGACGTCGAGCCCGCCGCGTGGTGCTCATGCTTCGAAGGCTGCACGGCCACCGGTCGGTCGGGTGGGCCGTTGTCGAATACGTCCTGTCGATGGCGCTGATGTTGCTCACACCGCTCATGGCGGTGCTCGGTGGATCTGTCGCCGCTCACGTCGCCGTGGCGCTCTATATGGCGGTGTGCGGTGTCGGCTTCTACTCGGCGGTGCTCGGGATCGGATCGGGCGGATCCCGAGCATCGGAGGCCGTTCGACGGATGAGCGCACGGCGAGCGGGCGCCGGAATGGTCGCAGTGGGTGTGACCATCGCTGCCGGATTAGGGTGGGGCGGCGCTTCGACGGCGGACGGCGTCGTCTTGATGTCGGTCGGTGGGGCTGCCGGCCTGTTCGGGGTTGCAGCCGTCCGATGGCACGATGAGTCCCATGACTGCAACCCTCGTCGCCAAGGATCTCGCCGGAGGCTACGCGCACCGCATCTTGTTCGAGGGGCTTGA
- a CDS encoding MFS transporter: MATTTESPRTYTSLRAAWIPLFALCLAFFVEMVDNTLLTIALPTIGRDLGGGTTALQWVSGAYSLTFGGLLLTAGSMADRLGRRRVLLIGLAAFGIISVGVVAVTSTGELIALRALLGLAAAAMAPITNSLVFRLFDDQALRMRAMTLMIVVGMSGFILGPLLGGTALAHVGWEWLLLVNAPIALVAWIGVRLGVPADRPEDLTSDRLDLPGAALSILAIGLGCYTLTAGVEHGWASPWTWGCAVAAVAAGIGFVRHERRAAEPMLDLRLFSSGTVRGAAIAQVGTSIAMAGVMFGLILHFQYAYGWSPVRAGLANLPMIVTMIVATPFSEYLAKRFGHRIACLVGAGFLTVALAAMAWGVHHGYVVIAISMVLMTIGLRTVMTICAVALVDAMPENRTSIGAALNDTAQEVGTSVGTALIGTMIAALVTANLPVGEWSGELVQSFFDGERLTYAVLAVVVGVIATWGALTLTDAKTVDEH; the protein is encoded by the coding sequence ATGGCCACCACCACCGAGTCCCCACGTACCTACACGTCGCTTCGTGCGGCATGGATTCCGCTGTTCGCGCTCTGTCTCGCGTTCTTCGTCGAGATGGTCGACAACACGCTCCTCACGATCGCCTTGCCGACCATCGGTCGAGATCTGGGCGGTGGCACCACCGCGCTGCAGTGGGTCTCCGGCGCCTACTCGTTGACGTTCGGCGGGCTCCTGCTGACAGCCGGGTCGATGGCCGACCGCCTCGGCCGACGCCGAGTTCTGCTCATCGGACTCGCGGCCTTCGGCATCATCAGCGTCGGGGTGGTCGCCGTCACCTCAACCGGCGAGCTGATCGCGCTGCGTGCGCTGCTAGGTCTCGCGGCTGCGGCGATGGCGCCCATCACCAACTCGCTCGTCTTCCGGCTGTTCGACGACCAGGCCCTCCGCATGCGAGCCATGACACTGATGATCGTCGTCGGCATGAGCGGATTCATCCTCGGACCGTTGCTCGGTGGCACAGCACTCGCTCACGTCGGCTGGGAGTGGTTGCTCCTGGTCAACGCGCCGATTGCATTGGTCGCGTGGATCGGCGTGCGGCTCGGGGTGCCCGCGGACCGGCCCGAAGATCTCACCTCGGATCGGCTCGACCTGCCCGGCGCCGCCTTGAGCATCCTGGCCATCGGTCTCGGCTGCTACACGCTCACCGCGGGCGTCGAGCACGGATGGGCGTCACCGTGGACATGGGGTTGCGCGGTCGCGGCGGTCGCGGCAGGCATCGGATTCGTGCGACACGAACGGCGCGCTGCTGAGCCGATGCTAGACCTGAGGCTCTTCTCCAGCGGAACGGTGCGGGGTGCAGCGATCGCTCAGGTCGGCACCTCGATCGCGATGGCGGGTGTCATGTTCGGCCTGATTCTGCACTTCCAATACGCCTACGGCTGGAGCCCGGTGCGCGCAGGCCTGGCAAACCTGCCGATGATCGTCACCATGATCGTCGCGACCCCGTTCTCCGAATACCTCGCCAAGCGGTTTGGGCATCGCATCGCGTGCCTGGTCGGCGCAGGCTTCCTCACCGTCGCACTCGCCGCGATGGCATGGGGAGTCCATCACGGCTACGTCGTCATCGCGATCAGCATGGTTCTGATGACCATCGGACTGCGCACCGTGATGACGATCTGTGCGGTGGCACTCGTCGACGCCATGCCGGAGAACCGCACGTCGATCGGTGCAGCGCTCAACGACACGGCACAAGAAGTCGGCACGAGTGTCGGAACCGCGCTCATCGGCACCATGATCGCCGCGCTGGTCACCGCCAACCTGCCCGTCGGCGAGTGGAGCGGTGAACTCGTCCAGTCATTCTTCGACGGTGAACGCCTCACCTATGCGGTCCTCGCGGTCGTGGTCGGAGTGATCGCCACCTGGGGCGCCCTGACACTCACGGATGCGAAGACCGTCGACGAGCACTGA
- a CDS encoding TetR/AcrR family transcriptional regulator, whose amino-acid sequence MTAAQGAPAQKTTRRRRASHSMETVIGEAVAILDEAGEPALTFRALAARLGGGVASIYWYVQNKDELLDRATDHVLGEVLAVTDEFIDTDDPIADVRRVGVALFDTVADRPWLGGYLMRDTGVQPNGLALYETIGRHVMRLELNPRDTFHAVSAILGFVIGTATDLGQQIPKEVLDGTVTGAEYLKRFADQWRALDPQEHPYVHYIVDEFDGHDDRDQFTAGLDLLLDGLRLKAQR is encoded by the coding sequence ATGACTGCCGCACAAGGCGCACCTGCGCAGAAGACGACACGGCGACGCCGCGCATCCCACTCGATGGAGACGGTGATCGGCGAGGCCGTCGCCATCCTGGACGAAGCCGGAGAACCGGCGTTGACGTTCCGCGCGCTTGCCGCACGGCTCGGCGGAGGGGTGGCCAGCATCTACTGGTACGTCCAGAACAAGGACGAGTTGCTCGACCGTGCGACCGACCACGTGCTCGGCGAAGTACTCGCGGTGACCGACGAGTTCATCGACACCGACGACCCGATCGCCGACGTCCGGCGAGTGGGCGTCGCGCTGTTCGACACCGTCGCCGACCGCCCATGGCTCGGCGGGTATCTGATGCGCGACACCGGCGTTCAGCCGAACGGACTAGCCCTCTACGAGACGATCGGCCGTCACGTGATGCGCCTGGAGCTGAATCCTCGCGACACGTTCCACGCCGTGTCCGCCATCCTCGGGTTTGTCATCGGCACGGCGACCGACCTCGGGCAGCAGATCCCGAAAGAGGTTCTCGATGGCACCGTGACCGGCGCGGAGTACCTCAAACGGTTCGCCGATCAATGGCGAGCGCTCGACCCGCAGGAACACCCGTACGTCCACTACATCGTGGACGAGTTCGACGGCCACGACGACCGCGACCAGTTCACCGCCGGTCTCGACCTGCTTCTCGACGGCTTACGGCTCAAAGCACAGCGCTGA
- a CDS encoding PLP-dependent aminotransferase family protein: MIESNRSSEIADLLRGRIKTMNAGDKLPGVRTLSSTLHASAGTVSAALAELAAHGLVRSEPGRGTFVAEVGPNVDPDFAWQSQALGPKRVDEGRASRLGGYGGAGRIPLSWGYLASELQPNDDIRRIAARAAKSSHAWAMTDSAGLPELRRVIAADFRADPDDVLVVSGGQQALVSVLRTLAEPGATVLTESPTYPGAIIAAQSAGLRLASVPSDGGGVRVDALGDALERTRARVAYLQPNFANPSGAVLTAERRLEVVELARRHGAFLVEDDWSRHLCLEGVTPAPLSALDPDGHIVTIVTLSKPVSPGMRVGAVIARGPAGRRLRASRTADDLCVAPLMQEVAVSLLTSNAWPRHLKRIRPELTARRDALVSSLRAALPELRIPIVPRGGLHLWARLPDGVDSTAVCAAADTAGVLVGDGRHFFVDEPPASFLRFSFGAATPAQIDEGVRRLSAVL, encoded by the coding sequence ATGATTGAGAGTAACAGGTCGTCTGAAATTGCCGACCTGCTCAGGGGGCGGATCAAGACGATGAACGCTGGCGACAAGCTTCCGGGAGTGCGCACGCTGTCGTCGACGCTTCACGCCAGCGCGGGTACCGTCTCTGCTGCTTTGGCTGAGCTCGCCGCGCACGGGCTGGTGCGCTCAGAGCCGGGGAGGGGCACGTTCGTCGCCGAAGTCGGGCCGAATGTTGATCCAGACTTCGCCTGGCAGTCTCAGGCGCTGGGGCCGAAGCGCGTCGACGAAGGACGTGCTTCGCGGCTCGGCGGTTACGGGGGTGCCGGAAGGATCCCTCTCTCGTGGGGCTATCTCGCGTCTGAGTTGCAACCAAATGACGACATCCGTCGGATCGCTGCGCGTGCCGCGAAGTCTTCGCATGCATGGGCGATGACGGATTCCGCCGGCCTCCCGGAGCTCCGGCGAGTGATCGCCGCGGACTTCCGTGCCGATCCCGACGATGTGCTTGTGGTGTCCGGCGGCCAGCAAGCGCTCGTCTCTGTGCTGCGGACTCTGGCCGAACCTGGGGCCACGGTGTTGACCGAGAGCCCAACCTATCCCGGCGCGATCATCGCGGCGCAGAGTGCTGGTCTGCGACTGGCGTCGGTGCCCTCAGACGGCGGCGGAGTTCGGGTCGATGCTCTCGGCGACGCGTTGGAGCGGACGCGAGCGCGGGTTGCCTACCTGCAGCCGAACTTCGCGAATCCGTCAGGTGCGGTCTTGACGGCCGAGCGCAGGTTGGAGGTTGTCGAACTCGCCCGTCGACACGGCGCGTTCCTCGTCGAGGACGACTGGTCACGGCACCTGTGCCTTGAGGGGGTGACGCCGGCTCCACTGTCTGCGCTCGACCCTGACGGCCACATCGTGACGATTGTGACATTGTCGAAGCCCGTGTCGCCCGGGATGCGGGTCGGTGCGGTGATCGCCAGGGGGCCTGCCGGTCGTAGGCTCCGTGCCTCGAGGACCGCTGACGACCTCTGCGTCGCGCCTCTCATGCAGGAGGTGGCGGTGAGTCTGCTGACGTCGAATGCGTGGCCGAGGCACCTGAAACGCATACGACCGGAGCTGACCGCGCGGCGTGACGCCCTCGTATCGTCTCTTCGCGCGGCACTGCCTGAGCTGAGGATTCCGATTGTTCCCAGGGGCGGTCTTCACCTCTGGGCGCGCCTGCCCGACGGAGTGGATTCGACTGCCGTGTGCGCCGCGGCGGACACAGCGGGGGTGCTCGTCGGCGATGGCCGGCACTTCTTCGTCGACGAGCCGCCCGCGTCGTTCCTTCGATTCTCCTTCGGAGCTGCCACGCCGGCACAGATCGATGAAGGGGTGCGCCGTCTCAGCGCTGTGCTTTGA
- a CDS encoding GNAT family N-acetyltransferase — MANTSTITIRPLLVSDEARWRDLFRAYREFYLLPESEAVVSTAWGWMMDPRHECNGLVAESNETVVGFAHHRRYSSPYTATTGIFLDDLFTVPAARGQGVGRALINRLTDMAASEGRAAVQWVTAEDNLQAQALYGTLASRTKWVTYEVQLTSQ, encoded by the coding sequence ATGGCGAACACTTCAACAATCACCATTCGACCCCTGCTCGTCTCGGACGAGGCTCGTTGGCGCGATCTGTTTCGCGCATACCGCGAGTTCTACCTACTACCCGAGTCGGAGGCCGTCGTGTCGACGGCATGGGGCTGGATGATGGACCCTCGGCACGAGTGCAACGGACTGGTCGCGGAGTCCAACGAGACAGTCGTCGGTTTTGCACATCACCGGCGATATTCGTCGCCGTACACCGCGACCACCGGGATCTTCCTCGACGATCTGTTCACTGTCCCAGCGGCACGAGGACAGGGCGTCGGGCGCGCGCTGATCAACCGGCTCACGGACATGGCGGCTTCCGAGGGGCGAGCCGCGGTCCAGTGGGTGACGGCTGAGGACAACCTCCAGGCCCAGGCGCTCTACGGCACCTTGGCAAGCCGCACGAAGTGGGTGACGTACGAGGTCCAACTCACGAGTCAGTGA
- a CDS encoding HNH endonuclease — MPPRPRAARYARRRKLRMAQKDHDLTAEQWASLQDEWGGCAYCGAAGPGLQKDCMLPISRGGRYTLDNVVPSCRSCNSSKCNAELTTWMRRKKLDERLFLERHYLIRQRLAE; from the coding sequence ATGCCACCTCGCCCCCGCGCCGCCAGATACGCTCGCCGCCGGAAGCTGCGGATGGCGCAGAAGGATCACGATCTCACCGCAGAACAGTGGGCATCACTGCAGGACGAGTGGGGCGGGTGCGCATATTGCGGCGCGGCAGGGCCCGGGCTGCAGAAGGACTGCATGCTGCCCATCTCGCGCGGTGGCCGATACACGCTCGACAACGTCGTCCCGAGCTGCCGTTCGTGCAATTCCAGCAAGTGCAACGCCGAACTCACCACGTGGATGCGTCGCAAGAAGCTCGACGAACGGCTGTTCCTCGAGCGGCACTACCTCATCCGCCAACGCCTGGCGGAGTAG
- a CDS encoding 3-hydroxybutyryl-CoA dehydrogenase, whose product MNLIGVIGGGTMGAGIAEVCAKAGSNVLVLETKQEFADAAAARISKSISRGVAKGKISQEDADAAIARVTVTLDVNLFADRELVIEAAPEVEAIKHDIFAKLDAVVSENAILATNTSSIPVIKIAAATAHPERVVGVHFFNPVPVMPLVEIISALTTAPETAASVTEYAKNVLGKTTVQAGDRSGFIVNALLIPYLCQAIRMYDSGYASAEDIDAAMKGGCGYPMGPLTLCDTVGLDICLAAAESLYAEFAEPHYAPPALLRRMVDAGRLGRKTGRGFYDYSA is encoded by the coding sequence GTGAATCTCATCGGCGTTATCGGCGGCGGCACCATGGGTGCAGGCATTGCCGAGGTGTGTGCGAAGGCCGGCAGCAACGTCCTCGTGCTGGAGACCAAGCAGGAGTTCGCCGACGCGGCAGCGGCGCGCATCTCGAAGTCCATCAGCCGTGGCGTCGCCAAGGGCAAGATCTCGCAGGAGGACGCCGACGCCGCCATCGCGCGCGTCACCGTGACCCTCGACGTGAACCTGTTCGCCGACCGCGAGCTCGTGATCGAGGCCGCGCCCGAAGTCGAGGCCATCAAGCACGACATCTTCGCCAAGCTCGACGCCGTCGTGAGCGAGAATGCGATCCTCGCGACCAACACCTCGTCGATCCCGGTCATCAAGATCGCTGCTGCGACCGCTCATCCCGAGCGCGTGGTCGGTGTCCACTTCTTCAACCCGGTTCCGGTGATGCCGCTGGTCGAGATCATCTCGGCACTCACCACGGCTCCGGAGACCGCAGCGTCGGTGACCGAGTACGCGAAGAACGTCCTCGGCAAGACCACGGTCCAGGCCGGCGACCGCTCGGGCTTCATCGTGAACGCCCTGCTCATCCCGTACCTGTGCCAGGCGATCCGCATGTACGACTCGGGTTACGCCAGCGCCGAGGACATCGACGCCGCGATGAAGGGCGGCTGCGGCTATCCGATGGGTCCGCTGACCCTCTGCGACACCGTCGGACTCGACATCTGCCTGGCGGCCGCCGAATCGCTGTACGCCGAGTTCGCCGAGCCGCACTACGCGCCCCCGGCACTCCTTCGTCGCATGGTCGACGCCGGACGCCTCGGCCGCAAGACCGGCCGCGGGTTCTACGACTACAGCGCGTAG
- a CDS encoding MFS transporter: MALFAIRDYRRLFGAQVIALFGTGLATVALGLLAYDLAGSDAAAVLATALTIKMVLYVVIAPIAAAYVDRLPRRAFLVTLDVIRMAVVVALPFVTQVWQVYVLVALLQAASAAFTPTFQAVIPDVVTDEADFTRALSASQVAYTMESLLSPVLAAVALTFMSFNTLFVGTAVGFGVSALLVRAATVPNARPTASSGALEKIVAGVRTFIRTRELRGVMALNLVVASAGSIVVVNTVNLVRDRLGGDQAGVAWMLAASGLGTLTVALVLPRILDRLDSERPVMMTGAAVLVVATAVAAAAAVSGTASTPLIAILWSAIGAGMAAIVTPTGRVIRRVVDADDIPTGFAAQFSLSHAAWLLAYPIAGWIGVSAGLEIAWPILAAFAAIGAVAAVIVWPTGRPRPVRTTTPVVDAELVGAACACCRAV, translated from the coding sequence ATGGCACTGTTCGCGATTCGCGACTACCGGCGGCTGTTCGGCGCGCAAGTGATCGCGCTGTTCGGCACCGGGCTCGCGACCGTCGCCCTCGGGCTCCTGGCGTACGACCTCGCGGGGTCCGATGCAGCGGCTGTTCTGGCCACTGCGCTGACCATCAAGATGGTCCTGTACGTCGTGATCGCGCCGATCGCCGCGGCCTACGTGGACCGCCTCCCCCGCCGCGCCTTCCTCGTCACGCTCGACGTGATCCGGATGGCGGTCGTCGTGGCCTTGCCGTTCGTCACCCAGGTGTGGCAGGTGTATGTGCTGGTGGCGCTCCTGCAGGCGGCGTCGGCTGCGTTCACTCCGACGTTCCAAGCGGTGATCCCCGACGTCGTCACCGACGAGGCCGACTTCACCCGCGCGCTCTCGGCGTCCCAGGTCGCCTACACGATGGAGAGTCTGCTCAGCCCGGTCCTCGCAGCCGTCGCCCTCACGTTCATGTCGTTCAACACCCTGTTCGTGGGCACCGCCGTCGGGTTCGGTGTCTCTGCGCTGCTCGTCCGGGCCGCGACCGTGCCGAACGCACGACCCACCGCGTCGTCTGGCGCCCTCGAGAAGATCGTCGCCGGTGTTCGCACGTTCATACGCACCCGTGAGCTCCGCGGTGTGATGGCGTTGAACCTGGTGGTCGCGTCGGCAGGCTCGATCGTGGTCGTGAACACCGTGAACCTCGTTCGCGACCGACTCGGCGGCGACCAGGCCGGCGTTGCGTGGATGCTCGCTGCGTCAGGATTGGGCACACTCACGGTCGCACTCGTCCTGCCGAGGATCCTCGATCGGCTCGACTCCGAACGCCCGGTGATGATGACCGGTGCCGCCGTGCTCGTCGTCGCCACCGCGGTTGCGGCAGCCGCGGCAGTGTCCGGCACGGCGTCCACCCCGCTCATCGCCATTCTCTGGTCGGCGATCGGCGCAGGCATGGCGGCGATCGTCACTCCCACCGGTCGGGTGATCCGCCGCGTGGTCGATGCCGACGACATCCCCACCGGGTTCGCCGCACAGTTCTCCCTGTCGCATGCGGCGTGGTTGCTCGCGTACCCGATCGCCGGGTGGATCGGCGTGTCGGCAGGCCTCGAGATCGCCTGGCCGATCCTCGCCGCTTTCGCCGCGATCGGGGCCGTCGCCGCGGTGATCGTCTGGCCGACCGGCCGGCCGCGCCCGGTCCGGACAACGACCCCCGTGGTCGACGCGGAACTGGTGGGTGCAGCCTGCGCCTGTTGCCGCGCGGTTTGA
- a CDS encoding nitroreductase family deazaflavin-dependent oxidoreductase: MTSPQPFPDVRWGAESSVLRAPMVKFASTAAGSATIKALAPLDRWVLGKTRGRFTALGPIGAPTLLLATTGAKSGARRVQPLLYYREDPDIFVIGSNFGGDRHPAWTYNLLAGGPASVIIGDEIPVTATLIDGADRERVLAGFIESMAVYQTYLGRTDRELRIFRLTAA; this comes from the coding sequence ATGACATCTCCGCAACCGTTCCCCGACGTCCGATGGGGCGCCGAGAGCAGTGTCCTGCGAGCTCCGATGGTGAAGTTCGCGTCAACGGCCGCCGGGTCGGCGACGATCAAGGCGCTGGCCCCGCTCGACCGTTGGGTGCTCGGCAAGACCCGAGGCCGGTTCACCGCACTCGGGCCCATCGGCGCACCGACTCTGCTGCTGGCGACGACGGGCGCGAAGTCCGGTGCGCGGCGGGTCCAGCCGCTCCTCTACTACCGCGAGGATCCGGACATCTTCGTCATCGGGTCGAACTTCGGCGGCGACCGGCATCCCGCATGGACGTACAACCTCCTCGCGGGTGGACCGGCGTCGGTGATCATCGGCGACGAGATCCCGGTGACGGCGACCCTCATCGATGGTGCGGACCGCGAGCGGGTCCTGGCGGGTTTCATCGAATCGATGGCGGTCTACCAGACGTACCTCGGGCGCACGGACCGTGAACTCCGCATCTTCCGATTGACCGCGGCGTGA